ACTGCAAAATTTAATTCTTTATCTTCAGCTATATTAATTAAATTAGTTGTTAAATCATAATCATAAGGCCCACCTGAATCCTTAGCACAAATGGAAACTTTATGTTCATCAGTTTCTAAATCATCTCCAACTGCTCCCATATCAACTGATATCATTTCTACAATATCTTCTGGTATACCTGCTGCTCCACCATGTCCCACTTCTTCATAACTGGTAAATACAAGATATATTTTTCTATTTAAAGAAATTTCATTTTCTTTTAAATAATGAGCTAATTCCATTAAAATCCCGGCACTTGCTTTATCATCTAAATGTCTGCTTTTTATATAACCACTTTCAGTTACTACTGTTCTAGGATCAAAACTAATGAAATCTCCTGTTCTTATTCCAAGTTCTTCCACATCTTCTTTAGAATCCACTACTTCATCTAAAACTATTTCAAGACTCTTATTATCTCTTTTTATATCTTCTATATTTTTATGAACATGAGTTGATGCTTTTTCTAATTGAATTGTAGCTGTATATTCTTTTCCATCTCTAGTATGTATTATACAATTTTCCTGTTCAATATTATTAGCAGGATATCCGCCTATTTTAGTAAAACGAAGTTTGCCATTATCTTTAATAGCTCTAACCATAGCTCCTAATGTATCAACATGAGCTGCTAAAACAAGTGGACTACCCTTTCCTCCAACTTCAACAATTACTGACCCTTTATTAGTAACTTGAGGTTCATAACCCATATTATAAAATTCTTCTTTAAGATATTTTTCGGTTTTTTTAGTAAAACCAGAAGGACTTGGCAACTCACATAAATCTACTACATAATCAACAATATTATCAATATTTTCTTTTTTCATTTATTCCACCTCATCTTTTAAATTTTTAGAAATAACTTTGTCAGAATTATTATTTAAATGAATACTTTGAGTAGGATAGGCAAGTTCAATATTCAATTCTTCAAATTTCTTTTTGATTCCTAAATTAATTTCTTCCTGAATATCCATATATACTTTGTAATCACTATCTTTAACATAATAAACTGCTTCAAATATAAGACTAAAATCCCCATAACTACTAAAATGAGCCCTATCAAAAGTAGTTTTCTCAACATTATTAATTATATTTTCTATAATTCCGGGAATTTCTTTGACTTTTTCTAAAGGAGTTGAATAAACAACACCTATTTTGAAATTAATCCGTCTTTCTTTCATTTTACCATAATTACTTATTCTTGAATTAGTTAAATCATTATTAGAAAATACTAATTCTTCTCCACTTAGACTTTTTATTCTGGTTGTTTTTAAACCTATATGTTCTACTGTACCTTTATGTTCACCAATTATAATAAAATCTCCAATATCAAATGGTCTATCAAAAAAGATAGTAAAATAACTAAAAATATCAGCCAGAACTTTTTGAGATGCAAAAGCTATAGCAATACCACTAATACCTAAACCAGTAAGTAAACCAGCAACTTCAATATCCATATTTTCTAATAATACTATTAAACCTATGATCCAGATAAAAATTCTAATAATCATAATTATAAATTGCAACATTTTACTTTGATAAACATCTTTTTGTTTTTTATTCCAGTATTTTTTCAAACTATAAATAAGAAGTTCCTGAATAATCTGGATAATATAAAATAAAGCAGCTGCAAATAAAATCATTTCCAAAATTCTATGAATAAGATTACTAAAATCCAATCTTATAAAAGCAATATAAAAAAGCAAAATATTAACTAAGGGAAAAATTTTATTTTGTAATATATCATCTACAAAATTAGCAAGATTTTCAGAAATTTTTTTCAGATATTTAGTCAAATTATCCCAAAAATATATTCTAAATACTTTTAAAAATAAATTACCAATAATTATTATTAAAAATGAAATTAAATAATTATAAATAGAATTATTAAAAACAATATATTCTAAATTCTCCATAATAAAACCTCCAAATATTATTTTCTAAATAATATTCAATATTATCATATCATATATATAAGCAAGAAAAAAGCTGCAAAAAATAAATTTTGCAGCAGGCTAAACCATTAACTATTTATTTTAACTTTAATTTTTGGGATCAAGAGCATCACGTAGACCGTCACCAAATAAATTAAATCCTAAAACAGTTAAAATAATTGCAATCCCAGGAAAAACTCCCCACCACCATTGTCCATTTTTTAAATATCCCTGACCTGCAGAAATCATATATCCCCAACTAGGAGTAGGAGGTTGGGTTCCAAATCCAAGATAAGTTAATGAAGCTTCAATTAAAATAATGCTTCCCATACCAAGTGTTCCCTGAACAATCACAGGTGCAATAACATTAGGTAATATATGCTTAAACATTATTTTAAGATCACTTACTCCTAAAGCCCGAGCTGATTCTATATATTCCTTTTCTTTTATAGAAAAAACCTGGCCTCTTACAACCCTGGCAATCGACATCCAGTAAACTAAACTTATAGCTGAAAATGTTAGAACTAAACTTGGTGGAAAATAAGCTACTATTGCAATAATAAAGAGTAAAAATGGAAATGCATATAAAACATTTATAAGCCAGCTTATTACATCATCAACTACTCCTCCATAATAACCTGCCAGAGTACCCATAATTATTCCAATAAAAACTGATAAACCCATTGCTGCTATTGAAATTTGAAGTGAAATTCTCGCTCCATAAATAACTCTGGTCAAAATATCACGACCATATAAATCTGTTCCCATCCAATGTTCACTAGAAGGAGGAGCTAATTTTGCAGAAGCTCCTTCTGTCCAAATTAATTGTTCTACCGGATCATATGGTGTTATATATGGTGCAAAAACCGCTATTACAATAAAAAATATAACAATTCCCATTCCAAAAAGAGCTAATTTATTTTTTCTTAGACTTTTCCAGGCATCCCGTAAAAGTGAACTGGCTTTTTCTCTATTACTTTTTTCCTGTTTCTTTTTTTCTTTCAAATAAATTCACCTCCAGCAAAGAATTTATATTATTTTATTCATAACGAATTCTAGGATCAAATAATCCATAAGATAAATCAACTAATAAATTTGCCACTACAAATACTAAAGCCATAAATAAAACAATACCTCTAATAATTGGAAAATCACGATTGATTACAGATTGAACTGCCAATCTTCCCAGACCTGGAAGAGAAAAAATTGTTTCTGTTAATATTACACCACTTAATAAACTGGCAGTCTGTAAACCAATTATAGTAACTACAGGAATCAAAGCATTTTTTAAAGCATGCTTATAAATAACAGTTCTTTCCTTTAAACCTTTAGATCTAGCTGTTGTTACATAATCCTGGTGAATTACCTCTAACATAGTTGAACGAGTAAGACGAGTAATTAAGGCCATTGGTCTAACTCCTAAAACGATTATCGGTAAAACAAAATAAATAAATTCTCCATTACCAAGACCTGTACCAGGTATCCATCCCAGATAATTTGCAAATAATAAAACTGATAATAACCCCACAAAATAAACTGGAGAGGACATTCCAAGTAAAGCAAAAATCATACTTGAATAATCTATATAAGTATATTGGTGGGTACTCGATAAAATACCTAAAAACATACCAAAAACGACAGCAATTGCCATTCCTCCAAAAGCTAATTTAGCTGTTACTGGTAATCTTATTCTTATTGACTGAATAACAGTCATATTATTCCGATAAGATCGACCAAGATCAAATGTGAAAACATCTTTATAAAAATTTACCAATTGGACAGGAATTGGTTTATCAAGTCCCATTTCTTCCCTAATCATTTTTATAGTATCTGGATCTCCTCTCTGCCCCATCATTATCCGAGCAGGATCACCAGGAACAATAGTAGTCAAAATAAAAACAACTAGAACTACTCCTATAATTATTGGAATAGTAGATAAAGTTCGTCTAATAATATAATTTAACATAAGACACCTCCAATTCTCATCTTTAAAAATAATAATTTTTATAAATTAAATAATTACATTAAAAATTTTAAAACCTGGCCTCTATTTAAATAGAGGCCAGATAGAGAATTGATATTACTATTGATTTAACCAGACATCTCTAAATTTATTTGAATATTGGCCAAAACTAGGTAATTCATAGTTTTCAACAAATGGCTGTATTAAAGAATGAGTTGTATAGTGATAAATAAATACCCAAGGAGCATCTTCTACAACTAATTGTTCAGCCTTTTGATATACTTCTTTTCTTACTTCAGGATCAGTCTGAATTCTTCCCTGTTTTGTCCACTCATCAAAAGCAGGATTATTGTAACGTGAATAGTTACCTCTAGGGCCTATATTTTCTGAGTTAAGCAATACATATAGGAAGTTATCAGGATCATTATAGTCTGCAACCCAACCCATTCTAAAGAAAGGAACTTCTCCTCTTTCAACAGAATCTAGGTGAGTACCCCAGTCAACATTCTGTAGATTTATATCTACTCCAACCTGAGAATATTGAGCCTGAAGTGCTTCAGCAATTCTTTTATGTCCAGTACTGGTATTATATTGAAGTGTTACTTCAATACCATCTGGGTATCCAGCTTCTGCCAACAATTCTTTTGCTTTTTCTGGATTATAACTATAACCTTCAAGATCAGGGTTATAACCGAACATAGTAGGAGGTAAAACACCTTTTGCAGGTGTTGCTCTACCATTCATTACTATATCAATCATAGCCTCTCTGTTAATAGCATAGTTCATTGCCTGTCTTACTTTTACATCATCAAAAGGTTCTTTTTCAATATTCATACCATAATAATAAGTTCCTAACCATGGTCTTTCCATATAATTATCCCCATATTTTTCTTTGGCAGTATTATAGAATGGATCATCTACCTGTGTTTGATATATATTACCTATTTCAAACTCATTCCACATCATTGTTAAATCTTCAATAATTCTAAATTCAAGTCTATCCATATAAGGTAAAGAATTACCTTCTTCATCAGTCATCCAGTAATTTTCATTTTTAGTCATTGCTATTAGTGAATCCTGATCCCATTTTTCAAATTTATAGGCTCCTGTTCCTACAGGATGGAAGTTCCATTCTTCTCCCCATTTTTCCACATCTTCTTTTGGCATTACACTAAAAGTATTATAAGTCATTACACTTAAAAATGGAGCGAAAGGACGATCAATAGTCATTTCTAAAGTATATTCATCAACTGCTCTAACACCAGTTAAATGATCTGTTTCTCCATCTCTAAATTCCTGATATCCAACAACCATATCTATAAAATAGGCTCTTGGAGACTGGGTTTCAGGATTAACAATATGATTTAAAGTCCATACCCAATCCTCAGCTGTTACTTTTCTTCCACCATTAGCAGTAGGTGTGCCACCTTCTATTGTTTCATGGAAATATACATCATCTCTTAAATGGAAAGTATATACTAAACCATCATCTGAAATTTCCCATGATTTAGCCAATAAAGGTGATACTTCTCCAGCATTATTATACTCTACCAGTGTTTCAAACATCTGATATATCATTTCAGATGAAGTTGTATCTGTAGCCTGAGCTGGATCTAAATCAGGTGGGTTACTCATT
The DNA window shown above is from Halanaerobiales bacterium and carries:
- a CDS encoding mechanosensitive ion channel family protein, which translates into the protein MENLEYIVFNNSIYNYLISFLIIIIGNLFLKVFRIYFWDNLTKYLKKISENLANFVDDILQNKIFPLVNILLFYIAFIRLDFSNLIHRILEMILFAAALFYIIQIIQELLIYSLKKYWNKKQKDVYQSKMLQFIIMIIRIFIWIIGLIVLLENMDIEVAGLLTGLGISGIAIAFASQKVLADIFSYFTIFFDRPFDIGDFIIIGEHKGTVEHIGLKTTRIKSLSGEELVFSNNDLTNSRISNYGKMKERRINFKIGVVYSTPLEKVKEIPGIIENIINNVEKTTFDRAHFSSYGDFSLIFEAVYYVKDSDYKVYMDIQEEINLGIKKKFEELNIELAYPTQSIHLNNNSDKVISKNLKDEVE
- a CDS encoding ABC transporter permease, which encodes MLNYIIRRTLSTIPIIIGVVLVVFILTTIVPGDPARIMMGQRGDPDTIKMIREEMGLDKPIPVQLVNFYKDVFTFDLGRSYRNNMTVIQSIRIRLPVTAKLAFGGMAIAVVFGMFLGILSSTHQYTYIDYSSMIFALLGMSSPVYFVGLLSVLLFANYLGWIPGTGLGNGEFIYFVLPIIVLGVRPMALITRLTRSTMLEVIHQDYVTTARSKGLKERTVIYKHALKNALIPVVTIIGLQTASLLSGVILTETIFSLPGLGRLAVQSVINRDFPIIRGIVLFMALVFVVANLLVDLSYGLFDPRIRYE
- a CDS encoding ABC transporter substrate-binding protein → MSRKIITLLLVGLLVGGLSVSALAAGHHYGGVWKDALMSNPPDLDPAQATDTTSSEMIYQMFETLVEYNNAGEVSPLLAKSWEISDDGLVYTFHLRDDVYFHETIEGGTPTANGGRKVTAEDWVWTLNHIVNPETQSPRAYFIDMVVGYQEFRDGETDHLTGVRAVDEYTLEMTIDRPFAPFLSVMTYNTFSVMPKEDVEKWGEEWNFHPVGTGAYKFEKWDQDSLIAMTKNENYWMTDEEGNSLPYMDRLEFRIIEDLTMMWNEFEIGNIYQTQVDDPFYNTAKEKYGDNYMERPWLGTYYYGMNIEKEPFDDVKVRQAMNYAINREAMIDIVMNGRATPAKGVLPPTMFGYNPDLEGYSYNPEKAKELLAEAGYPDGIEVTLQYNTSTGHKRIAEALQAQYSQVGVDINLQNVDWGTHLDSVERGEVPFFRMGWVADYNDPDNFLYVLLNSENIGPRGNYSRYNNPAFDEWTKQGRIQTDPEVRKEVYQKAEQLVVEDAPWVFIYHYTTHSLIQPFVENYELPSFGQYSNKFRDVWLNQ
- a CDS encoding M42 family metallopeptidase, giving the protein MKKENIDNIVDYVVDLCELPSPSGFTKKTEKYLKEEFYNMGYEPQVTNKGSVIVEVGGKGSPLVLAAHVDTLGAMVRAIKDNGKLRFTKIGGYPANNIEQENCIIHTRDGKEYTATIQLEKASTHVHKNIEDIKRDNKSLEIVLDEVVDSKEDVEELGIRTGDFISFDPRTVVTESGYIKSRHLDDKASAGILMELAHYLKENEISLNRKIYLVFTSYEEVGHGGAAGIPEDIVEMISVDMGAVGDDLETDEHKVSICAKDSGGPYDYDLTTNLINIAEDKELNFAVDIYPHYGSDVDVTLRSGFDIKHGLIGPGVFASHGYERTHVEGLKNTFKLINSYITNKY
- a CDS encoding ABC transporter permease, which produces MKEKKKQEKSNREKASSLLRDAWKSLRKNKLALFGMGIVIFFIVIAVFAPYITPYDPVEQLIWTEGASAKLAPPSSEHWMGTDLYGRDILTRVIYGARISLQISIAAMGLSVFIGIIMGTLAGYYGGVVDDVISWLINVLYAFPFLLFIIAIVAYFPPSLVLTFSAISLVYWMSIARVVRGQVFSIKEKEYIESARALGVSDLKIMFKHILPNVIAPVIVQGTLGMGSIILIEASLTYLGFGTQPPTPSWGYMISAGQGYLKNGQWWWGVFPGIAIILTVLGFNLFGDGLRDALDPKN